TGAAAAAATGATGTGTGCGTTGTCTTCATCAAGATTCCCGGTGGGTTCATCGGCCAGGATAATTTGTGGTCTGTTAAACAAAGCTCTGGCCAGAGCGGTTCGTTGTTTTTCTCCCATGCTCATCTGATACGGGAAATGATCCATTCGGCCGGAGAGTCCGAAATGCTCTGCAAGCTGCTCGGCCCTGGCTCTGGTGTCGTGATTTCCAGTAGCCAAAGCAGGAGAAACAATATTTTGCCGAACAGAAAGGTATGGAATAAGATGAAACTGTTGAAAGACAAATCCGAGGGTATTGGCCCGAAGCCTGTTCCTTTGGGCATTGTCCATTTTATAAGGATCCTGGCCGTCTATAGTGACATTCCCGCTTGTAGGATGCAGTAAAGAGCCTGCTATCAGCAAAAGGGTGGTTTTTCCGCATCCACTGGGCCCGTTAACCGTTAAAAACGCACCTT
The DNA window shown above is from Bacteroidales bacterium and carries:
- a CDS encoding ABC transporter ATP-binding protein gives rise to the protein MNYKKRMLIFNNINKTFHVKQGTVEALKDISFELEEGAFLTVNGPSGCGKTTLLLIAGSLLHPTSGNVTIDGQDPYKMDNAQRNRLRANTLGFVFQQFHLIPYLSVRQNIVSPALATGNHDTRARAEQLAEHFGLSGRMDHFPYQMSMGEKQRTALARALFNRPQIILADEPTGNLDEDNAHIIFSYLREYTREGGSVLLVSHDSKAAQYSTRILHMQKGEILPE